In Desulfonatronum sp. SC1, a single genomic region encodes these proteins:
- a CDS encoding GLUG motif-containing protein: MKKFLFLVLTTMLFLTLTGAAMALSSCPGDMTGEGTPGDPPCQVTTPEQLNSIRGGFLGLSYKLMNDIDLDVGPYNVGEGWEPISTFTGNFDGDGHTISGLFINRPGADLLGLFGATEGATIKNLGLTNVAITGQNLVGGLAGSSSDGVTLSNCYSTGTVSGNNGVGGLVGGNIVAVTPGTITSSYSTAAINGNESVGGLVGMNSGAVTNSYATGNVTGTDEVGGLVGLNSAGPVISSYSTGTVTGTTNVGGLVGLLAAALTVTDSFWDTQTSGQTSSAAGTGKTTAQMKSIVTFTNTGTEGLDDPWDFNATWTMDGDTNSGYPYLRGVTPTDFPLVTTQAVDDITHNSATGYGSITYMGASNPEEHGVCWATTENPTTDDDCAGLGAATSTGAFTASLTGLISGTTHYVRAYATNTAGTGYGGNQQFTTDPTYIVTPTAGTGGTVSGSGTYAHGSTVTVSATPDHGYVFVNWTEGSTVVSCDAQYSFRVTGNRTLRANFSPVRSQYTIAGAAKPASYGTVNGSGPYNHGANVTMTVLLSNQGVFLTNWIETWPGLAGYCVVSTDEQFAFTATRKRNLTANVRPKVLPMALMLILDE, translated from the coding sequence ATGAAGAAATTTCTTTTCCTTGTCCTTACGACAATGCTTTTCCTGACCCTGACCGGCGCGGCAATGGCTCTGTCGAGTTGTCCTGGCGACATGACTGGAGAAGGGACTCCTGGTGATCCTCCCTGTCAGGTCACCACACCAGAGCAACTCAATTCCATCAGGGGGGGATTTCTCGGGTTGTCATACAAGTTGATGAACGACATTGATTTGGATGTGGGCCCATACAATGTGGGTGAGGGGTGGGAGCCCATCAGCACGTTCACCGGAAATTTCGACGGCGACGGGCATACCATCAGCGGGCTGTTCATCAACCGGCCAGGGGCAGATCTTCTGGGCCTGTTCGGAGCCACTGAAGGCGCGACCATCAAAAACCTCGGCCTGACGAATGTGGCTATTACCGGCCAAAATCTTGTTGGTGGACTGGCTGGGAGCAGTAGTGACGGCGTCACACTAAGCAACTGCTACTCTACAGGCACTGTGTCCGGAAATAATGGTGTCGGCGGGCTGGTGGGAGGCAACATTGTTGCCGTCACTCCTGGCACCATAACCAGCTCCTATTCCACTGCCGCGATAAATGGAAACGAGTCTGTAGGCGGGCTGGTGGGAATGAATTCCGGTGCCGTGACTAACAGTTACGCCACCGGCAACGTGACTGGAACAGACGAGGTCGGCGGGCTGGTGGGACTTAATAGTGCCGGACCCGTAATCAGCAGCTACTCCACCGGGACGGTGACAGGAACAACGAATGTCGGCGGGCTGGTGGGATTACTTGCTGCTGCTCTCACCGTGACCGATTCCTTCTGGGACACCCAGACATCAGGCCAGACTTCAAGCGCGGCCGGTACGGGCAAGACCACGGCGCAGATGAAGAGTATTGTTACGTTTACGAACACAGGTACCGAGGGGCTGGATGATCCGTGGGATTTCAACGCCACTTGGACCATGGACGGAGACACCAACAGCGGATATCCGTATCTCAGGGGAGTTACTCCCACAGATTTTCCTTTGGTGACCACACAGGCCGTGGACGACATCACCCACAATTCAGCCACAGGGTATGGTAGCATTACCTATATGGGCGCTTCTAATCCCGAAGAGCATGGCGTGTGCTGGGCGACTACTGAAAACCCGACCACAGATGATGATTGCGCGGGCCTGGGGGCGGCCACGTCCACCGGGGCCTTTACGGCGAGCCTGACCGGTCTGATTTCCGGCACGACCCATTATGTTCGGGCTTATGCCACGAATACAGCAGGCACGGGCTATGGGGGCAACCAGCAATTCACAACAGATCCAACCTACATCGTGACCCCCACGGCCGGGACCGGCGGCACGGTCAGCGGTTCGGGAACCTATGCTCATGGCTCAACCGTCACGGTCTCGGCCACGCCCGACCATGGATATGTCTTTGTCAACTGGACCGAGGGCAGCACCGTGGTTTCCTGCGATGCGCAGTACTCGTTCAGGGTCACGGGCAACCGCACCCTGCGGGCCAATTTCAGCCCGGTGCGGAGCCAGTACACCATCGCAGGGGCGGCCAAGCCCGCGAGTTACGGGACTGTCAATGGTTCGGGCCCATACAACCACGGGGCCAACGTGACCATGACCGTCCTGCTGTCAAACCAGGGTGTTTTTTTGACCAATTGGATCGAAACCTGGCCGGGGCTTGCGGGTTATTGCGTGGTCTCAACGGATGAGCAGTTCGCCTTCACGGCCACCAGAAAACGCAACCTTACGGCCAATGTTCGGCCCAAGGTTCTGCCGATGGCGTTGATGCTGATTTTGGATGAGTAG
- a CDS encoding NUDIX hydrolase: MPGLQKPCPHCAKPLTVYANPVPTVDILITIPGRGIVLIERRNPPPGWAIPGGFIDYGESAERAAVREALEETGLEVELTGLFGVYSDPSRDPRQHTISTIFTAQAKNPDQLRAGDDAGAVRVFPLTALPEQLAFDHGCILQELRLRHLALNPTGFASSFLSPTQDKA; encoded by the coding sequence ATGCCAGGACTCCAAAAACCCTGCCCCCACTGCGCCAAACCATTGACCGTCTATGCCAACCCGGTGCCCACGGTGGACATTCTGATCACTATTCCGGGCCGGGGAATCGTCCTCATCGAACGCCGCAACCCGCCTCCTGGCTGGGCCATTCCCGGCGGGTTCATCGATTACGGCGAGTCCGCGGAACGGGCCGCGGTGCGCGAGGCCCTGGAGGAAACCGGGCTGGAGGTGGAGCTGACCGGGCTTTTCGGCGTCTATTCCGACCCGAGCCGTGACCCGCGCCAACACACAATCAGCACGATCTTCACGGCCCAGGCCAAGAATCCGGACCAACTCCGGGCCGGAGACGACGCCGGGGCCGTGCGCGTCTTTCCCCTGACCGCCCTGCCCGAGCAACTGGCCTTTGACCACGGGTGCATCCTCCAGGAACTGCGTCTGCGTCACCTGGCCCTGAACCCAACCGGGTTCGCTTCATCGTTCCTTTCTCCGACGCAAGACAAAGCCTAA
- a CDS encoding AMP-binding protein gives MHQTYHSHEDFLSKFQLKIPDNYNFAYDFLDVHAAREPNRPAMIHVDDAGNRRDFALGFFRTESNKLANALKQLGLKKGDRVMLILHRRVEFWVAMLALHKLGAVAVPSPALLTTKDIVYRVNFARIKAVITDAGVAPAVLAALPDCPGLRTLIRVGGDGPKPGWTDYAAIMARASDVFPRPEDPAENAGGRDSLLIFFSSGTTGPPKMVEHLHTYPLGHYVTGVHWHDLRPGDIHLTLADTGWGKAVWGKFYGQWMARAVVFVHDFRGKFDPAKLLELLADHKVTSFCGPPTVYRFLIRQDFSGLDLSSLRHCTTAGELLNEGVFHAWKDATGLPIYEGYGQTETTLQVATFPFMTPKPGSIGKPCPGWDIVLLNDDDQPCAPGEEGEICIRLDGADPLGLFAGYLDEPDKTAQARKGGVYHTGDKAWMDEEGYLWFLGRVDDLIKSSGYRIGPFEVESVLITHPAVIEAAVTGVPDPDRGQTVKATVVLAPGYVGSEELTKELQNHVKSLTAPYKYPRIISYVAELPKTISGKIKRAEIRAKDLRETKERQG, from the coding sequence ATGCACCAAACCTACCATTCCCACGAAGACTTTCTGAGCAAGTTTCAATTGAAGATTCCGGACAACTACAATTTCGCCTACGATTTTCTGGACGTCCATGCCGCGCGGGAACCGAACCGACCGGCCATGATCCATGTGGACGACGCCGGGAACCGCCGGGACTTCGCCCTGGGCTTTTTCCGGACCGAATCCAACAAACTGGCCAATGCCTTGAAACAACTCGGCCTGAAAAAAGGCGACCGGGTGATGCTCATCCTGCACCGCCGGGTGGAATTCTGGGTAGCCATGCTGGCCCTGCACAAACTGGGCGCGGTGGCCGTGCCCTCCCCGGCCCTGCTGACCACCAAGGATATCGTTTACCGGGTCAATTTCGCCCGAATCAAGGCCGTGATCACGGACGCCGGGGTCGCGCCAGCGGTCCTGGCCGCCCTGCCGGACTGCCCCGGCCTGCGCACGCTGATCCGGGTCGGCGGGGACGGCCCAAAGCCGGGCTGGACCGACTACGCCGCGATCATGGCCCGGGCGTCCGACGTTTTTCCCCGGCCCGAGGATCCGGCTGAAAACGCCGGGGGCCGGGACAGCCTGCTGATCTTTTTTTCTTCCGGGACCACCGGACCTCCGAAGATGGTCGAGCACCTGCACACCTACCCCCTGGGGCACTACGTGACCGGCGTACATTGGCACGACCTGCGTCCCGGGGACATCCACCTGACCCTGGCCGACACCGGCTGGGGCAAGGCGGTCTGGGGCAAATTCTACGGCCAGTGGATGGCCCGGGCCGTGGTCTTTGTCCACGACTTCCGGGGCAAGTTCGACCCGGCCAAACTGCTCGAGCTGCTGGCCGACCACAAGGTGACCTCGTTCTGCGGACCGCCCACGGTCTACCGCTTCCTGATCCGCCAGGACTTCTCCGGCCTGGATCTCTCCAGCCTGCGCCACTGCACCACGGCCGGAGAACTGCTCAACGAGGGGGTTTTTCATGCGTGGAAGGACGCCACCGGACTGCCCATTTACGAGGGGTACGGCCAGACCGAAACCACACTGCAAGTGGCCACCTTCCCATTCATGACGCCCAAACCCGGCTCCATCGGCAAGCCCTGTCCCGGCTGGGACATAGTCCTGCTCAACGACGACGATCAACCCTGCGCTCCGGGCGAGGAGGGCGAGATATGCATCCGCCTGGACGGCGCTGATCCGTTAGGTTTGTTCGCCGGATACCTGGACGAACCGGACAAGACGGCCCAGGCCCGCAAAGGCGGGGTCTACCATACCGGGGACAAGGCCTGGATGGATGAGGAAGGCTATCTCTGGTTCCTGGGTCGGGTGGACGATCTGATCAAAAGCTCGGGCTACCGCATCGGCCCCTTTGAAGTGGAAAGCGTCCTGATCACCCACCCCGCGGTAATCGAAGCCGCGGTGACCGGGGTCCCGGACCCGGATCGAGGACAAACGGTCAAAGCCACCGTGGTTCTGGCTCCGGGCTACGTCGGCTCCGAGGAACTGACCAAGGAACTCCAGAATCACGTCAAGTCCCTCACCGCGCCCTACAAATATCCCCGAATCATCAGCTACGTGGCCGAGTTGCCCAAGACCATCAGCGGCAAGATCAAGCGCGCCGAAATCCGCGCCAAGGATCTTCGCGAAACCAAGGAGAGGCAAGGCTGA
- a CDS encoding glycosyltransferase family 4 protein codes for MPVPPSMPSPTSPRVSRISRTPRFWATLDPFLEPGAVWGRKVANEQFLAALLRRDPFDEYHFFLPTPKEIQAVQQLFQVRFPRLAADRRLRFFLRQDLPSALRSTDYHCFHLSDCINHPPALARLRNAHAPRPFPITSVTHSLSYPGYPARFLDHLHQGCTPRDCIVATSTAGQNAVLAYFDHLRASYNLDQERFPQPETAVIPLGMDEPWNPDPAALRKQGRAELEVGPETRLLLVLGRITPHSKMDILPLLRAWQRISGSGRSDTQRDVVLVVAGWVEPKDDFPGAFTVLARNVGLPCRLVPSPDEARKQRLYAAADIFLSLADNPQETFGLTLLEAGLAGLPTIAADYSGYRDIIQHDQTGLLVPTWGPPDSSHIDMLSGLIPDYEVQFLLAQQTAVHVPDLAAALRRLLDDPLLCATLGTQAREHVRTTFSWSRVIGQYLTLWQNLWERTSPHSFRDSHPSHDTPRPLELPFSKIFGCYPSAGVPPQTLLVRTRTGDRIAAGQDFPVIYAGLEHLISPNLLKPLLILARNPIPLDRLIHKMTLLSSDCTSPSPEQIRFIVHWAVKHDLLEIVESPA; via the coding sequence TTGCCCGTCCCCCCCTCCATGCCCTCGCCTACCTCCCCGCGCGTCTCTCGGATCTCCCGGACACCCAGGTTCTGGGCGACGCTGGACCCTTTTCTCGAACCCGGCGCGGTCTGGGGCCGCAAGGTGGCCAACGAGCAGTTCCTGGCCGCCTTGCTGCGCCGGGATCCTTTTGACGAGTATCACTTTTTCCTGCCCACGCCCAAGGAAATCCAGGCGGTTCAGCAGCTTTTCCAGGTACGATTCCCGCGGCTCGCCGCGGACCGGCGGCTGCGCTTTTTTTTACGCCAGGACTTGCCTTCAGCCCTGCGATCCACCGACTATCACTGCTTTCACCTTTCGGACTGCATCAACCATCCACCCGCTTTGGCCCGGCTGCGCAACGCCCATGCCCCCCGGCCCTTTCCCATCACCAGCGTCACCCACTCCCTGAGCTACCCCGGCTACCCGGCCCGGTTCCTGGACCATCTCCACCAGGGCTGCACCCCCAGGGACTGCATCGTGGCAACCTCCACGGCCGGACAAAACGCTGTGCTGGCCTATTTCGACCATCTCCGCGCGAGCTACAACCTGGATCAAGAGCGTTTCCCCCAGCCTGAGACCGCGGTGATCCCCCTGGGCATGGATGAACCCTGGAACCCTGACCCAGCCGCGTTGCGCAAGCAGGGCCGGGCCGAACTGGAAGTGGGTCCCGAAACCCGGCTGCTGCTCGTCCTGGGCCGGATCACCCCTCATTCAAAAATGGATATCCTGCCCCTGCTCCGGGCCTGGCAGCGGATATCCGGATCCGGGCGCTCCGACACCCAGCGGGATGTGGTTCTGGTTGTAGCCGGCTGGGTCGAGCCCAAGGACGATTTCCCCGGCGCCTTCACGGTCCTGGCCCGCAACGTGGGCCTGCCCTGCCGCCTCGTCCCCAGCCCGGACGAAGCCCGCAAGCAGCGCCTCTACGCCGCGGCGGACATCTTCCTCTCCCTGGCTGACAACCCCCAGGAGACCTTCGGCCTGACCCTCCTGGAAGCCGGGCTGGCCGGACTGCCGACCATCGCCGCTGACTATAGCGGCTACCGGGACATCATCCAACACGATCAAACCGGTCTGCTGGTGCCCACCTGGGGTCCGCCGGACTCGTCGCACATCGACATGCTCTCCGGCCTGATCCCGGACTACGAAGTCCAATTCCTCCTGGCCCAGCAAACCGCCGTCCACGTACCGGACCTCGCCGCCGCGCTGCGTCGATTGCTGGACGACCCATTGTTATGCGCCACCCTGGGGACCCAAGCCCGCGAGCACGTCCGAACCACCTTCTCCTGGTCCCGGGTAATCGGGCAATACCTGACGCTCTGGCAGAACCTCTGGGAACGCACCTCTCCCCATTCTTTCAGAGATTCCCACCCATCCCACGACACCCCGCGCCCCTTGGAACTGCCCTTCTCCAAAATCTTCGGCTGCTACCCCAGCGCCGGAGTCCCTCCCCAAACACTGCTGGTCCGCACCCGAACCGGAGACCGCATCGCCGCCGGACAAGACTTTCCCGTGATCTATGCCGGCCTGGAACACCTGATTTCCCCGAACCTGCTCAAACCCCTCCTCATCCTCGCCCGCAA
- a CDS encoding helix-turn-helix domain-containing protein: MPDISPETPPYAQIAPRLRGLREALDLSFEEMAARIESTPDKVALYESGTVEIPVSHLFHTAKSCGVDLTVLLSGGEAHLHNHALIRKGKGMSVDRRKDYAYKSLAYSFIGRRMEPFLVTVPPKNEQELTFTEHAGQEFIYMLSGRLELRLGEQTLILEPGDSLYFSSRTPHALRGLDQAEATFLDVII, encoded by the coding sequence ATGCCTGACATTTCCCCCGAGACTCCGCCTTACGCCCAGATCGCCCCGCGGTTGCGCGGTCTGCGCGAGGCCCTGGACCTCAGCTTCGAGGAAATGGCCGCCCGGATCGAATCCACCCCGGACAAGGTGGCCCTGTACGAATCCGGAACCGTGGAAATCCCGGTCAGCCACCTTTTTCACACAGCCAAAAGCTGCGGCGTGGACCTGACCGTGCTGCTTTCCGGCGGCGAGGCCCATTTGCACAATCACGCCCTGATCCGCAAGGGCAAGGGCATGAGCGTGGATCGTCGCAAGGACTACGCCTACAAAAGCCTGGCCTACAGCTTCATCGGCCGTCGGATGGAACCGTTTCTGGTCACCGTGCCGCCGAAAAACGAACAGGAACTGACCTTCACCGAGCATGCGGGGCAGGAATTCATCTACATGCTCTCCGGTCGTCTGGAACTGCGCCTGGGAGAGCAGACCCTGATCCTCGAACCGGGAGACAGCCTGTACTTCAGCTCCCGGACGCCCCATGCCCTCCGGGGCCTGGACCAGGCTGAGGCCACTTTCCTCGACGTCATCATCTAA
- the glgA gene encoding glycogen synthase GlgA, whose translation MDSHPQVLFVASEMYPFSKTGGLADVMGALPLALSHRGISVGVITPFYGRLASSEFPLRLIYEDCPVGYPWPDTTADIFLADYHGLPVYFISRGEYFDRRFLYCTHKGDYFDNCERFIFFCRATMEWARRLSNPPEIIHAHDWHAALVPAYLHYLRKVDTFWKKTKSVVTIHNLAFQGRFAYRLFLESGLPPAAWNSSGAEFFGDFNLLKSGISHADLVTTVSPTYAKEILTPEFGCGLEGILNHRASDLRGILNGADYAVWDPRQDRFLPSTYSPESLQGKARCKESLFHELCLAPELLSRPLLGFVGRLREQKGIDMLLDILPELMRKDVCLVVLGEGNLQFEAQIQDMMETYPGRLVARIGYTEDLAHRIQAGVDLFLMPSRYEPCGLTQMYSLRYGSLPVASALGGLLDTITGYPDQESTGFIFTPPDARTFLQSIELALNVWERPTEWNTMRIRAMRKDYSWSSAAKQYIQAYTDIGADLSPT comes from the coding sequence ATGGACAGCCATCCACAGGTCCTGTTCGTGGCCTCGGAAATGTACCCGTTCTCCAAGACCGGGGGCCTCGCGGACGTCATGGGTGCCCTGCCCCTGGCCTTGTCCCACCGCGGGATAAGCGTGGGGGTGATCACTCCGTTCTACGGGCGATTGGCCAGCAGCGAATTTCCCTTGCGGCTGATCTACGAGGACTGCCCTGTGGGCTATCCCTGGCCGGACACCACCGCGGACATTTTTCTGGCCGATTATCACGGTCTGCCGGTATATTTCATCTCCCGAGGCGAGTATTTCGACCGCCGCTTTCTTTACTGCACCCACAAGGGCGACTATTTCGACAACTGCGAGCGGTTCATCTTTTTCTGCCGGGCGACCATGGAATGGGCCAGACGGTTGTCCAACCCACCGGAGATCATCCACGCCCACGACTGGCACGCGGCCCTGGTTCCGGCCTATCTGCATTATTTACGCAAGGTGGACACCTTCTGGAAGAAGACCAAGTCCGTGGTCACCATCCACAATCTGGCCTTTCAGGGCCGCTTCGCCTACCGCCTGTTCCTGGAATCCGGGCTGCCCCCGGCGGCCTGGAACAGTTCCGGGGCTGAGTTCTTCGGGGATTTCAACCTGCTCAAGTCCGGCATCTCCCACGCGGATCTGGTCACCACGGTCAGCCCGACCTATGCCAAGGAAATTCTGACCCCGGAATTCGGCTGCGGTCTGGAAGGCATTCTCAATCACCGGGCCTCGGACTTACGGGGAATTCTCAACGGCGCGGACTACGCGGTCTGGGATCCCCGGCAGGACCGCTTTTTGCCCAGCACCTATTCGCCGGAGTCGCTACAGGGGAAAGCTCGCTGCAAGGAAAGCCTGTTTCATGAACTTTGCCTTGCCCCCGAACTGCTGTCCCGCCCTCTGCTCGGATTCGTCGGTCGTCTCCGAGAGCAAAAGGGCATCGACATGCTCCTGGACATTCTGCCTGAACTGATGCGCAAGGACGTCTGCCTGGTGGTCCTGGGCGAGGGCAATCTGCAGTTTGAGGCCCAGATTCAGGACATGATGGAGACCTACCCGGGGCGGCTCGTGGCCCGCATCGGCTACACCGAAGACCTGGCCCACCGCATCCAGGCCGGGGTCGATCTCTTCCTGATGCCCTCGCGCTACGAGCCCTGCGGCCTGACCCAGATGTACAGTCTGCGCTACGGCAGCCTGCCCGTGGCTTCCGCCCTGGGCGGGCTTCTGGACACCATCACCGGTTACCCCGACCAGGAGTCCACGGGCTTCATCTTCACCCCGCCCGACGCCCGGACCTTTCTGCAAAGCATCGAGCTGGCCCTGAACGTCTGGGAACGTCCGACGGAGTGGAACACCATGCGGATCAGAGCCATGCGCAAGGACTATTCCTGGTCAAGCGCGGCGAAGCAGTATATCCAAGCCTATACGGACATCGGGGCGGACCTGTCCCCGACCTGA
- a CDS encoding SAP domain-containing protein, translating into MKMTEIRAMAKSRGLKLGVGTTKIHAVRTIQLDEGNFDCFARAEVGYCDQEGCIFREDCLSLAPKQNNG; encoded by the coding sequence ATGAAAATGACGGAAATCCGAGCCATGGCCAAGTCACGCGGATTGAAACTGGGCGTCGGCACCACGAAGATTCATGCCGTCCGCACGATCCAACTGGATGAGGGCAACTTCGACTGCTTCGCCCGGGCCGAAGTCGGCTATTGCGACCAGGAGGGCTGCATCTTCCGCGAGGATTGCCTTTCCTTGGCTCCGAAGCAAAACAACGGGTAA
- the pdxA gene encoding 4-hydroxythreonine-4-phosphate dehydrogenase PdxA — protein sequence MPEPSVQGQIQGLTLGLTLGLTLGLTLGDPNGLGPELVCRVFRHGLPKSLTGVSVLIIGPEQALAHHQQASGGPVFWHRLSDPTQPSERLSERSTDQPPSVHLYTPPGLDAFPMRPGAATVEGGRAAGLALETACSLLQSGHVQALTTCPLNKAALQRAGFDFAGHTEFLAAKAGLEPDDVCMHFWGPRLRVSLATTHPPLRAVPGLITTELILRKLELTMAAMHAQNLRAPVAVCGLNPHAGEDGRIGGEDRRVIAPAVVQAAARGWNVVGPLAADTIFHRAAQGDFSAVLAMYHDQGLTAFKLLHFHDGVQITLGLPYVRTSPDHGTGYDLVGQGKASAQSLRNALDMAAALTVR from the coding sequence GTGCCCGAACCTTCCGTCCAGGGCCAGATTCAGGGCCTGACCCTGGGCCTGACCCTGGGCCTGACCCTGGGCCTGACCCTGGGCGACCCCAACGGGCTGGGGCCGGAACTGGTTTGTCGTGTTTTCCGGCACGGCCTTCCCAAGTCTCTGACTGGGGTCTCCGTGTTGATTATCGGTCCGGAACAGGCCCTGGCGCACCATCAGCAGGCGTCAGGCGGCCCTGTCTTTTGGCATCGGCTGTCCGATCCGACCCAACCGTCGGAGCGGTTGTCGGAACGATCAACGGACCAGCCGCCAAGCGTCCATCTCTACACGCCTCCGGGCCTCGACGCCTTTCCCATGCGGCCGGGCGCGGCCACTGTCGAGGGCGGCCGGGCCGCGGGACTGGCCCTGGAAACCGCGTGCTCCCTGCTGCAATCCGGCCATGTCCAGGCCCTGACCACCTGCCCGCTGAACAAGGCCGCGCTCCAGCGGGCCGGATTCGATTTCGCCGGACACACCGAGTTTCTGGCCGCCAAGGCCGGATTAGAGCCGGACGACGTCTGCATGCATTTTTGGGGGCCTCGGCTGCGGGTCAGCCTGGCCACCACCCACCCTCCGTTGAGGGCGGTGCCGGGGTTGATCACCACCGAACTGATTCTCCGCAAGCTGGAACTGACCATGGCCGCGATGCACGCCCAGAACCTCCGAGCTCCCGTCGCGGTCTGCGGCCTGAACCCGCACGCCGGAGAGGACGGACGGATCGGTGGCGAAGACCGGCGGGTCATCGCCCCGGCCGTGGTCCAGGCCGCGGCCAGGGGCTGGAACGTGGTCGGCCCGCTGGCCGCGGACACGATTTTCCACCGGGCCGCCCAAGGCGACTTCTCCGCGGTTTTGGCCATGTACCACGATCAGGGGCTGACGGCCTTCAAGCTGTTGCACTTTCACGATGGCGTCCAGATCACCCTCGGCCTGCCCTACGTCCGCACCAGCCCGGACCACGGCACCGGATACGACCTGGTCGGCCAGGGCAAGGCCTCGGCCCAAAGCCTGCGCAACGCCCTGGACATGGCCGCCGCCCTCACAGTCCGATGA